One Labrus mixtus chromosome 22, fLabMix1.1, whole genome shotgun sequence genomic window carries:
- the LOC132956520 gene encoding calcium-activated potassium channel subunit beta-4-like: MAKIRVSYEYSEAEDKSIRLGLFLIACGILSLFILGFCWLSPTLQSLQSKPANCTVVSVLRPEEMFECVFTCGTDCKGTSLYPCLQIFVNNSESNSVALLHFDEQQLVLNPKCSYVPPCERDNQKNKDSVLWWEDYFTKEVSSQSFTCFFNQQRRPDDVLWRRSHDTSVLLHCVLWPMVSLLLGTLIVLLTVCARSLAVRAEALQKRKCSYEVCQDLSLPSERLADKVDDLLTTNSEPEPELSSPTRTLPLFAVPVRRRDREH, encoded by the exons ATGGCGAAGATCCGGGTGTCGTACGAGTACTCCGAGGCCGAGGACAAGAGCATCCGGCTGGGCTTGTTCCTGATCGCCTGCGGGATCCTCAGCCTCTTCATCCTCGGCTTCTGCTGGCTCAGCCCGACCCTGCAGAGTCTGCAGAGCAAGCCGGCCAACTGCACG gtggtGTCGGTGTTGCGTCCCGAGGAGATGTTCGAGTGCGTGTTCACGTGCGGTACGGACTGTAAGGGGACGTCTCTCTATCCCTGCCTGCAGATCTTTGTCAACAACTCGGAGTCCAACTCTGTCGCTCTGCTGCACTTTGACGAGCAGCAGCTGGTCCTCAACCCAAAG TGTTCCTACGTTCCTCCCTGTGAGAGAGACAACCAGAAGAACAAAGACAGCGTCCTGTGGTGGGAGGATTACTTCACCAAAGAGGTCAGCAGTCAGTCTTTCACCTGCTTCTTCAACCAGCAGAGGAG GCCAGACGACGTTCTGTGGCGGCGTTCTCACGACACCAGCGTCCTGCTCCACTGCGTCCTCTGGCCGATGGTGTCGCTCCTCCTGGGCACGCTCATCGTGCTCCTGACGGTGTGCGCGCGCTCTCTGGCCGTCCGAGCGGAGGCCCTCCAGAAGAGGAAGTGCTCGTACGAGGTGTGTCAGGACCTGTCGCTGCCCTCGGAGCGCCTCGCAGACAAGGTCGACGACCTCCTGACCACGAACTCTGAGCCCGAGCCGGAGCTGTCGTCGCCGACAAGGACCCTGCCATTGTTTGCGGTGCCGGTGAGACGCCGGGATCGAGAACATTAA